The DNA region ggtctcgacccgaaacgtaacccattccttctctccagagatgttgcctgtcctgctgatttactctagcattttatgtctatcttcagtttaaaccaccatctgacaatagacaataggtgcaggagcaggccattcagcccttcgagccagcaccgccattcaatgcgatcatggctgatcactctcaatcagtaccccgttcctgccttctccccataccccctcactccgctatccttaagagctctatccagctctctcttgaaagcatccaacgaactggcctccactgccttctgaggcagagaattccacaccttcaccaccctctgactgaaaaagttcttcctcatctccgttctaaatggcctaccccttattcttaaactgtggccccttgttctggactcccccaacattgggaacatgttatctgcctctaatgtgtccaatcccctaattatcttatatgtttcaataagatcccccctcatccttctaaattccagtgtatacaagcccaatcgctccagcctttcaacatacgacagtcccgccattccgggaattaacctagtgaacctacgcttcacgccctcCGTAgcaagatctgcagttccttcttgcacatctgCAACCACTTGCTTCTTCTCTACTTATCTAACGATCTTTGTGCAGTCACAAGTCTATCACCTGGCCGTCGGTCCCCCTACATTTCTATGCAGTGTGAATCGCTGAAGCCCCAGCGATTCCGACCCCTGGACCCATCGTGCTGATCAGACTTGCTGCCATCGACACTTCCTCTGGCTGGCTAACAAGAAACTTGTCGTTGTACTTGTGAACGAGCTTAACTCCACAAAATGTCAGGCCTCAGCAATGATCACAGAAATGTGGACAAAGGTCCTCCTCGCACTCACATAGTCagccttaccccctccccccccaccccacccctccagaGTGTATGTGTGACCCCCTCAGTACAGGAGCAGgaaccctgacccccccccccccccgtgtaagTGTGACCCCGCTCAGTACAGGAGCACGAATCTTGAACCTCCACACTGTAACCCAGCTGACGGAGTAGCCACTGTCGCCGTTCAATGTTTAAAGTCACAAACTCACCTTAACGGAGAAGACCAGCGCCAGGAAGCCGAGGCAGAAGCAATTGCAGTAAACAAAGCTGACCATGGACCAAAGGAAGTGGTCCTTAACGGGCAGGGGGTCAGTGGCGATATTGACCATGGTGGAGGGAATCTCGGGGCAGCGGCCCATGTCCATCGACAGCTGCTCGTTCTCCACCAACATCTGGTTCATTCTGGAATCCATTGCAGCTCGGAGGCGGCAGCACGGGGAACGGGGAGGTTCGCTGTCGATGTAGAGGAGGCGAGCGGGAACTTTGTACAGGCAGCACTGCACTAAACACCACACCCAGTGGAGAGAAACGACCACGCACGCTGATTGGAGCTGCTTGCTTTCATTGCGTCAAGAATCGAGTGTTcaatagggggattgcacgtaagGCCAACGCGTAACGCAGGAGTCGCCCAAGCCATCTGAGGTCATGGCAGGCATACGCTAGTAACACTGGCAACACATATATTCTTACTTTCGAAAAAACCGCCAAAATGGTCAacgtttgtgctgtaaaaaatgaggatgaagctggaggatctggcgGGCGAAGCggaaccaggagaagggctgccaagcccacggacgcaagaagcagctgggaagacgtctggccagccgacaggagaaggggaaatgcggGGGGagatgaagaggaggaggaaaggacggggttgaacgcactgggagaggagcagcgggaagaacccgagccaaagggcctggaggtctgcaggggcagagacAGCGAGGGCTGGAGGTCGGCAACtcgcctgagggcgaagggcccaagGAGGAAAGGCTTGGACATTGGAGGAGGAGCGGaatgtcgagcccgaagaggaggaggaagaggaccggggagaggccgatcggcagcgagagctgggctgaGCGCTGGCAGCCGAGACGGAAGACCAGGCAGGCCACGCAGCTATGCTCGCCAGCCCCAGCCACGAAATGTTGAGCGCCGGTCAAGTGGAAGCGAAGCCCGGCTGACGAAGATGGctagcggggagaagggctggagggccagcaggagtggtgaggggccgaagagccgcaggaagcgGGGCGCggagcctggaggagcgaggagcgcagggacggggagaggtgtcgggacactcggagcgccgggagggagccggagacgcgctgatgggagaagaccaaCCAGAGGGTCCGGgagaagccgagctgcagcaaagacaagtgcagccgcaacattcaactgcaacaccctctcaaatgaggactgacgaattgttccacaacagaagtcgttccaaacataaaatagaagataAAAGACTAAGCTGCACTGAAAGTCATAGCAAGTGATTGCTTGCACTGAAAGTCATAGCAAGTGATTGCTTGCACTGAAAGTCATAGCAAGTGATTGCTTGCAGCACACCGCGTGCCCCCCAgtaggcgttgcgtggcaacagcaCGGGTCAGGAGtcgtgaccaaagatactagaggaacaagctgaaccactccgttgaaatcgcctgtactggtgaagcacgcaaaggagcgggacgtccgccattttagtaagcaaaacccaccgttcgctatgcctctcgcagtgtaatcagtgctttgggggaacagtatgtgtggtgacaccattaaaatgcag from Rhinoraja longicauda isolate Sanriku21f chromosome 18, sRhiLon1.1, whole genome shotgun sequence includes:
- the LOC144602382 gene encoding dispanin subfamily A member 2b-like; translated protein: MDSRMNQMLVENEQLSMDMGRCPEIPSTMVNIATDPLPVKDHFLWSMVSFVYCNCFCLGFLALVFSVKARDQKVLGDIYSASHYSATSKALNLAATLLTIALVIILFGLLVSGVIKLYPR